In Quercus robur chromosome 10, dhQueRobu3.1, whole genome shotgun sequence, a genomic segment contains:
- the LOC126704294 gene encoding cytochrome P450 71A9-like, with amino-acid sequence MGASSSLFQSYYIFFAFFAPILFLLMNKQRKKLVQLKKLPPGPSKLPLISNLHQLRGLPHRSLQHLFDEHGPLMFLKLGSIPTLVISSADIAREIFKTHDLVFSGRPVLYAAKKLSYKLSAASFAPYANNIVCRVAFGKKYDNGEDKSKSRFHGILNDTQDLLGGLCIADFFPWMGWWLSKFNGLETRLEKNFRELDEIYEKVIEEHLDPRRPEPEHEDLVDVLLRVQKDSNQAIALSSDHIKGVLTLGLIPTLVISSTDIA; translated from the exons ATGGGTGCCTCCTCTTCCTTGTTCCAAAGCTATTacattttctttgcattttttgcacccattttgtttttgttaatgaaCAAACAGAGGAAGAAGCTAGTTCAATTGAAGAAGCTCCCTCCTGGTCCTAGTAAGTTGCCTCTAATTAGCAACCTCCACCAACTTCGTGGCTTACCACATCGATCACTTCAACACCTTTTTGATGAACATGGACCCCTCATGTTCTTGAAACTAGGCTCAATCCCCACTTTAGTAATCTCCTCAGCTGATATAGCAAGAGAGATTTTCAAAACCCACGATCTTGTTTTTTCAGGCAGGCCTGTACTATATGCTGCAAAGAAGCTTAGTTACAAGCTCTCTGCTGCGTCATTTGCTCCCTATG CAAATAACATTGTGTGTCGTGTGGCTTTTGGTAAGAAGTATGATAACGGAGAAGATAAAAGCAAGAGTAGATTTCATGGGATTCTTAATGATACACAGGACTTATTGGGAGGGCTTTGCATAGCAGACTTCTTTCCATGGATGGGATGGTGGCTCAGCAAGTTTAATGGCCTTGAAACTAGGCTGGAAAAGAATTTTAGAGAATTGGATGAGATATATGAGAAAGTCATTGAGGAGCACCTTGATCCCAGAAGGCCTGAACCTGAGCATGAAGATCTTGTTGATGTATTGCTTCGAGTTCAGAAAGATTCAAACCAAGCTATTGCCCTTAGTAGTGACCATATCAAGGGTGTTCTCACG CTAGGCTTAATCCCCACTTTAGTAATCTCCTCAACTGATATAGCATGA